TGATGCAACCCCCGGGGTGAGTCACCGCGGGAGATCCTGGCCATGCGCATCCGGTTCGCCTCGGTGGTCAGCACGTCGATGTATCGGATCATCAAGGTGATCATCGAGATCACCGTGCCGGGCACACCGAGACGGCTCAGCGCCAGCGGTATCTCGCGGGCGGTCGTGGTGGCGGCCACGGTGAGCGAGGCCGCGACGCCCAGGGTCCCCTTGACGACGATTCCCCACGCGGCGTACAGACCCGTGGCCGACAGCTGCAGCCCGGCGACCGAAATACGTTCGCCGCCTTCGGCGAACGGCAGCAGGACGGCCAGCACCAGAAAGGGCGCCTCGATGAGCATGCGCGGGAGCATCCAGGCCGGCGGGATCCTGGCGATGGTCCACATCGCCACGATGATCAGTGCGTAGACGCCGAACGGCCAGAAGGTTTCGCGGGGTGTCGCCACCACCGCGACCACGAACACCACGAGGCCCACGATCTTCACCTCCGGCGCCGTCCGGTGCAGCGCCGAATCACCCTGGCGGTAAAGCGGATGCGTGTGCCCGCCCGCCATGTCAGTGGCCCGCGTCGGGTGCGCTTCTGCGGCGCGCGATCATCCGGAAGGCACCGCCTGCGATCAGCACCGTCACCACGACCCCGATGATCCCGGCCACCCCGCCGGTGCCCGCGCGACCGCCGAGCGAGTAGTCCGCCAGCGGGGACGCGGCCATGGCGTGTTCGGTCGCGTGCTGCGCGATGCACTCGCCGGTGAGTTCCTCGCCGTGGTCGGTCTCGACGACCTGGCATCCTTTCAGCGTGGCCGAATCCAGGCCGTCGGGGCTGGCGCTCGCCAGGTAGGACACGCCGCCGGCGATCATCAGGATGATCGCTGCGAAACCGACCCAGAACATCCGCTTCATGCGGCCACCTCCCGACGCTGACGACGCAGCAGGTACACCAGATCCGGCCGCACCCGGGCGACCGCGGTGACGGTGAGGGCAGTGATGATGCCCTCGCCGATGCCGATCAGCACGTGGGTGCCGAACATGTAGCCCGCCACCGCAGGCAGCGATGTCGTCGCGGCGCCGCCGATCGCGTATTCGACGACGAAACCCATTGCGGCACACACCGTTCCCACCAGCGCGGCGACGAAGGCGACGAACCCCAGCGTCGAGGGTCCCGCGCGGCGTCTGCCCAGCACGGTGGACAGCGCCACCGCGGTCGCGTAGCCGGCCGTGACGCCGATCAGCGCCATGTTGGTGATGTTGGCCCCCAGCGCGCTGATCCCGCCGTCGGCGAACAGCAGGGCCTGCACCACCAACACGATCGCGATGCACAGCGCCCCGGTGTACGGCCCGACCAGGATGGCGGCAAGCGCACCACCGAGAAGGTGCCCGCTGACCCCGGGCAGGATCGGGAAGTTCACCATCTGCACGGCGAAGATGAAGGCCGCCACCAGCCCTGCCAGCGGTACCGTCCGCTCGTCGAGTTCGTCGCGTGCGCGCAGGGCGCACACACCGAGTGCGGCGATCGCCAGCGCACCGAACACCAAGGACGTCTGGACGTTCACGATGCCATCGCTCATGTGCATCGCGGCGATCTCAATGGCCATACCAATGAGATTAAGGCCACCGCGTTCATCTGTCCAGATGAACAGATATTCAGATGACCTCAGCCGTGTCTGGCCCCGATCCAGTGCAGGAGTTCGTGCACGACATCGTCCTCAAGACGGTAGCTCACCGCACGGCCGACCCGCGTGGAACTGACCCACCCTTGCTGCCTGAGTACCCGAAGTGCTTGCGACACCGCATTTTCCGAACGCCCCAGGGCCTCCGCCAGGTCGCCGACGAAGATGCCGGGCGCGCGGTGCAGGACGAGCAGGATCTCCAGGCGGTTCGGGTCGGAGAGCAGATCGAAGCGCCGCGCCCACGTGGCGGAGTCGACATCGACCAGCGCCGAGGTCGCCCGCTCCACCTGTACGTGACCATCGACGGCGTCCACATCTGGAAATGTAAACCAAACCGCGCGTAACGGGTACTCGCCCACGGCGCACCCGGTATAGGTGATCCTGGCGTGAACCGGAGGGTCGCCCACGCGCCCGGCAAAACCAAGGTCCCTATCTCATGGTCTGGTGGCATTACTATTGGTCCATGACTACTGACGGTGCCAAGACTTCGGGTCGCGGGGCAACCGACGACATCTTCACCAAGGTCACCCCCGGCCGGGCCTCGGAGATGATCGTCGATCAGATCCGGTTGTTGATCCGCGACGGCCACCTGAAGCCTGGTGACCGCCTTCCCGCCGAACGCGAACTCGGCGACCGGTTCGGTGTCAGCCGTGTGACGGTCCGCGAGGCGCTGCGCGGCCTCGAGGCCAACGGGATGGTGACCATCAAGGTCGGCGCCCGCGGCGGGGCCTTCGTCACCGCGCCCACCAGCGCCCGTGTCGGCGAGGGCATCATCGACCTGCTCAGCATGTCCGGTCTGACCGACCGGGAGATCACCGAGGCGCGGCAGGTGTTCGAACTGGGCATCATCCCCCTGGTGTGCGAACGCGCCACCGAGGAGGACATAACGGACCTGCTGCAGATCTGCGACCGCGGCGACGCGGCCGCCGAACAGGGTTCCTATCCGATGGAACTCTCCGCGGAATTCCACACGCGGGTGGCCAGGGCGAGCCACAACGCCGCGATCGCCATGCTGGCCGAGTCCTTCCACGGGCCGACGCTGTTGTCGCTGCGCCATGTGCAGGAGGGCCACCCCGAGATGGGTATCCGCGGCAATCGCGAACACCGCCAGTTCGTCATGGCGGTCAAGAAGGGCGATATCGAGAAGGCCACCTCGGTCATGCGTACCCACCTGGGCCGCACCGCGCGCCACGTCAAAGGCTGATCGTCACCCGCCGATCGGGCTGAGGAACCCGATGACGCGCGCCGGTGCGCTCAGCTCGGTCTGCTGGGCCACCGGGACGTCCCAGTACTCGTTGAACCGAATGCACTCCTGCAGATAACGGGCCGCCGACGGCGCATGTGAACTGTCCTCGCCCGGGACGATCAGGGTAGGCACGTCGAGCGTCATGAGATCTTCCGGCTCGGGACCGGGGACCGTGTCGCGGTCGAAGAGCACACGGCTCATCCCCGCGACGGTGTCCTCGTACCGGTCTACGTCGAATTCCAGGTAGTGCGAAGCGAATTCGGGGTCGGAACGCAGAACCGACGCCCATGGGCCGACCCGACCGTCGACCGAGAACGACGCGTCCGTCGACGCCACCAGCGACGCGACTCCCGCGAGGCCGTGCTCGCAGGCATAGGCGAGGTGCGCGCGGAACCTGGCGTGCTGTTTTCTCCGGTACCGCGGTCCACCCGCGGGCGAATAGAGCACCATGCCCGAGACCCGGTCCGGGTGCATGACCGCCGCAAGCGCGGCGATCGAACACCCGACGCAGGCGCCCATCAGGTGCGCGCGAGCGAACCCGAGGTGATCGAGCAGTCCGATGCCCTGCCGGACATAGTCCGACCAGCTCACGCGTTGCACCCGGCCGCCGGAACCACCGGACTCCCGCTTGTCGAAGGTGATGCAGGTGAACCGCTCCCGCAGCTGGGCGAGCATCCTGGTGCGCTGATACAGGCCGTGGTTCTCCCAATTGGCCATGGTGGCGTTGAAACCACCCGGCGAGAACATCAACAGCGGCGGCCCCGACCCGGCCACCCGGTAGCGCGTGGTGATCCCGTCGATGTGAGCGGTCGCGAGAGCGGTCGTCATACCCGGATTCCTCCGGCGATCTGGCGGGCGGCACGCACGTCGTCGGCGTACGCCGAGATCGCGTCGAACGCGATCTGCGCGACGTTGGCGTAGGTGTCCGGCGCGGTGTCGAGCGCGTCGGCGCTGTAACCGATGGCGGCCGTGGCCATGCGCACCCGGCCGTCGAGCCAGGGCCCGCCGCCGAATCCGCCGAGGACCGGGATCGACACGGCCTGCGCGACGGCAGGCCCCACCACCGGCCCGGAGTTCGTGAAGTTCAGCAGCGCGGCTCCGGCCTCCTCGAGACGCTTTGCCTCGCCGACCATTTCGTCGAGCAGCTCGTCGGGAACGGCGTCGGCGGCCGTCGGTGTCGCGCGGTAGGTGACGCCGTACTTCAACGAGGTCTGCGGGGTGATGCCGAACTGCGCGAACACCGGGATGCCCGCGCGGGTGACCGCCGAAACCGCGTCGAGGTGATCGGAGGCCCCGTCGAGCTTGACCATGTCGACGCCGGCCTCCTTGACGAATCGGATCGCCGCCCGCACCGCCTGTTCGGGTCCCTCCTGCACGGGTCCGAACGGGAAGTCGCAACTGAGCAGCGCCCGCCGGACCCCGCGGCGCACCGCCTGGCAGACGATGATCATCTGATCCATCGTCACCTCAAGGGGATTCGGCTGGCCCCACAGGTTGATCCCGACGGTGTCGCCCACCGAGACCAGGTCGGCGCCGGCACGGTCGACGATCCTGGCCATCTGGTAATCCCATGCGACCACCCCCACGATCTTGCGGCCATCCCGTTTCATGGCCTGCAGATCGCCCAGATGCACCTTCTCACTCATCAATTCGCTCCTCACGCACGCAGTGCGGTCAGCAGGTCGACGACATCGCGCTCTTCCCCGCCGACCATCAGGACGCGCGCGTGCGGCCGGAGCGCGGCCACGGTGGGGCCGATCCGCGCGTGCTCTCCGATCACCAGGCCTGCGGTCATGATCGCGCGGACCGTGCATGCCGCCCCGATGATCGTCGCGGCGGCGGCGTCGGCGCCGGTGGTGGCCACCATGATGACGACGTCGGCATCGGTGAGTTCGGCGAGCAGGTTCGACGGCTGTCCCGACGAGTCCCGCAGCGGGACCGACTCCGAACCGTCGGTGTCACCGACCGGGCCGGCGAGCGCGAGGAACCGGGCATGTCCCCAATGTTGCTGCGAGATACGGTCGACGATGGCATCCGCGCCCGGGTCGAGCCCCACGATCCGGGCGCCCTGACGCCCGCGGATCGGCCGGTCGATCCGGTAGCGCATCTCCGCCGCCGAGGCGGCCCGCGCGCAACTACTTCCCAGGATCGGCCGCATGCTCATACCGACGACTGCCGGACACCCTCGCGCACCGAGAGGTCCTCACGGCACGCCTCGACGAAAGACACGTCCCTGGGCAGCACGACGGCCGCCGACCGGACGCGGTGATGCGCGGGATCCACCCCCGGCGGTGTCACGCCCTTGTCCCGCAGGGCCTCGGCGGCACGCTTGAGCTTCTGGCGCGCCTTGATGATCCCGCTGTCGGCCGAGACCAGCATCTCCTTGGTGCGGTCCACGATGGGGCCCATGCTCTCCTGCAGTGACGCGTCCTGCATCGCGATGCCCTTGACGCCCGAGTAGGTTTCGCCGCGCTTCTGCGCCTCGCGGTCGATCAGGTAGTCGTTGTCCTTGTTCGCCTTCGGGCGGTAGGTGCCGGGGATGTTGTCGCTGTGCACACCATGGCCCTCGCGCATCGCCTGCACCTCGGCTGCGGTGAGCGGACGCACCGGGTGGTAGTCGAACGAGTAGGCCCAGCAGTTCTCGTCGTCGATCGGGATCCAGAAATGTCCGTGCACGGGGTGGTCGCCGCGGGGCGGCACCATCGTGAAGCACGGCATGACCCAGGGCGTGATCCGCCAGTAGTAGGTGTCCTCCTCGGCGTTGCGGCGCGCGCCGACGAACAGGCCGCCGTCGGATTCGGCAACCTCGAAATAGGGTTTGAGATCACCCATGTTGTACTCGTTGCCCTTGGTGCCCTTGAACAGCGGATCGGATTTCAAACCGCCCGAGTGCAGGAACGACACGTGACTCGAGTCGATGCCGCCCTCGAAGGCCTGCAACCAGTTGCACTCCTGCCACCGCTTGGACGTGTAGGTCTGATCGGGCGGCACCAGCGCGAACTCGAACTCGGGCAGCGGCGGCTGCTTCTGCGGATCACCCATGTACGTCCACAGCACGTCGCCGATCTTGACCAGGGGGTACGACGTGAGTTTCACGTGCGCACAGAATGTCGAGTTCTCCGGTTCCGAGGGGATCTCGACGGCCTGGCCGGTGATGTCGTATTTCCAGCCGTGGTAGGGGCAACGCAGCCCACCTTCTTCGTTGCGGCCGAACCACAGTGAGGCGCCGCGGTGCGCGCAGAACTCGTCGATGAGCCCGTACCGACCCGCACTGTCGCGGAACGCCACCATCCGCTCGCTGAGCAGTTTCACGCGCACCGGCGGGCAGTCGTCCTCGGGAAGCTCTTCGGCCAGCAGTGCCGGGATCCAGTACTGCCGGAACAACTCTCCCATCGGCGTCCCCGGCCCTGTCCTGGTCAACAGCTCATTGATTTCTGCCCGCAGCACGGTCCACCCTCTCCAACTGTCCCTGCCCACCGTGAGCCGGTGAGATCTTGAACACGATCACCCTAATTGTAATACCATTAGCTCATAGGGCCAAGGGGTGGATGGAAAGGCGAATGATGATCGGACTGATCGGCGTCGGCGACATGGGACTTCCGATGTCAGGGCACCTGGTGGCAGGCGGATTCGATGTTCTGGCATGCGATGTCGACACCGATCGGCTCGCCGCCGCGGTCGCCGCCGGGGCAGGTGCGGCGGCGGGTGTGACCGACCTGGCCCGCGCCGCCGACATCGTCATCTCGTGCCTGCGGACCGATGATCAGCTGATCGATGTGGTCGAGGAATTCGTGCCCCACGGTCACCGCGGTCAGCTCCTGGTCGTGGCGGGCACCCACAGCCTGGGCGTCATGCGCCACCTCGCCGAACTCGTGGAAGCGCAGGGCATCCGACTCGTCGACGCACCGGTGGTGTTCGGTGCGCAGGGAGCTCGCGACGGCAACCTGCTGTCGCTGTGCGGTGGCGAGACCGACGACGTCGAACGGGCGCGGCCGGTGCTGATGGCCTACAGCCGCGGCGTCGAACACGTCGGGCCGCTCGGCGCGGGTCAGCTCGCCAAGACGTGCAACAACCTGCTGCACTGGATCCACTGCGTGGCCAACTTCGAGACGCTGGCCATCGCCAAACGTTACGGCGTCGACCCGCAGCGGATGCGTGAGGTGCTGATGCGGTGCCCGGGCGACAACGGGACGCTGCGTCGTTGGGACAGCACGCGATTCACCTGGCACGAGAAGGACATGGACTTCGTGATCGATTTGGCACAGCGGGCCGGGCTGGTGCTGCCGTTGTCCGGGCATGTCGACCAGCTCGTCAAGACCATGTCCGCGGCCGACGTCGCTGATCTGTTGTACGGACCGGAATGCGCCTATCTCGGCCGCCGGATAGTCCCGTTGTCGCCGGGTGACGGCGGTCTGTGACGGCCGGCTACAGCGCCAGGCCTGCGAGCGCGAGCCGGCCCGCATAGTGCAGCCAGCGGGACTGGTCGTTGAACGCCGCTCCCAGATCGGGCAACTCGGCCGCGTCGGGCACGGGCCGCGGTTCGGCGCCGAGGCGGATGATCTCGCCGGTCACCCGCGCCAATTCGGTGAGGTCGAGGGCGCGCATCGTCGCCTGGCCCACCGACTCCCCCGCCGTCGCGATGCCGTGGCCGCGCAGGATGCACACGTCGGCGTCACCCATCGTGGCCGCCACATCCGCACCCAGTTCCGGCGTCCGGATCAGAACCGACCGCGGATACACCGGCACCCCGGTCAGCGCCAGACGCGCCGCGGGGATGTTGTAGGCACCGAACACCGGAGCAAGCGTGGCTTCCGCGAGGTCGGCGACCATCACCTCGCGTGGATGGACATGCACCACCGCCCGCACGTCCGGTCGGGCCCGGAAGATCTCGGTGTGGATGTGCATCTCGTTGGGCGCAGAGTAGCCGTCGGGCAACTCCGCGCCGCCGTCGAGCCGCACCACACAGATGTCGTCGGCCTCGGTGAACAGCAGGCCGCGGTCGTGTGGGCCCCGGCAGCGCAACAGTATTCGCTCGGCATCCAACCGCACGCTGACGTGTCCGAGCACGTCGGCCGCCAGTCCCTGGTGCGCCAGGATCCGGCAGGCCGTGGCGACCGCGACCGCGGCTTGCTTGGGATCGGTCCCGGGATCGATCTCGAGGTCGGTCACCGCAGCACCGCCTCGGGTGCGCGGGCCGGCGTCTGCTCGGCGCCGAACACCAGGGACTTGATGGTGACCGGCACCGTGTTCGACGGTGTGCGCACCCGGCCGAGGTCGACGAAATCGAAGTCGCGCAGCTGGATTCCGTCGAGGATCAGAAGGTCGTTGTGCACCGCGAGTTCGTCGCGCAGGATGGTACCCAGGGTGAGCGCGATATCGCCGTCGACCATCAGGTGGATCGGATGCCCCCCGGCGATGCGGCGCCGCAGTCCTGCCGCGATCCCCTCGGCCAGGGCGCGCAGCCGGCGGTAGCTCGGCACACCGTCGAAGTGCAGCGCGACCGCAACGTCGCTGTCCAGCAGACCGAACAGCGCCAGGTGCCCCTCGATCGCGGCCCCCACCTCGTCGGGGTCCACATCGTCGCCGAGGACATAATGCGGCCGGGCCACCTGCAGGTTGCGGCGCGGCAACGTCGCGGCCGGGTTGGGCAGGAAACTCGTTATGCCGCTGAGTTGCACGGTGTACTCCGATGCTCCGAGCACCGTGGCCCGGATCCGCGCCGCCGCGGGCAGCACCGGGGCGGGTAACGCACCGGCGCGCTCGGCGATCGCGATCCCGAGGCGCCTGCCCAGATCGCCGAAGTCGCGGTGTTCGGTGCCGTAGACGTATTCGGCGACACCACCGGAAAAGATGATGCCGTCGACGTCGACGGGCGAAAGGCGTTCGGTGAGGAACAGGTGATCGGCACGGCCCTCGCCGCGGATCGCCGCGATCACCATTTCGGCCATGCCCGAGGCGATCTCGTCGAGCTCGCGATCTCCGATGACCGCGCCGAGGGTGAGGTCGAACCCGGCCGCATGCGCGTGCGCACGTCCGCCCGGCTCGATGCGGCTCACCACACCGTCGTCGACGGCGATCAACCGGCCGCCGACATGGAACGCCGCGGTGGCGGTGACCCGCCCACCTTCGATGAGCGCGAGTTTCGTGGTGCCGCCGCCGATGTCGACATTGAGGATGCGGCTGCCCGACTCGTGGGACGTCAACGCCGCGCCCGACCCGTATGCGGCCAGCATGGCCTCCATGTGGTGACCCGCCGTGGCGCACACCAGGTCTCCCGCGCGTTCGGCGACCACCGAGGCGATCCGTTCGGCGTTGCGGCGCCGCAACGCCTCACCGGTGAGGATCACCACGCCGGTGTCGACGTCGTGCGGGTCCTGCCCGGCCTCGGCATAGGCCGCATCGAGGAGGCGGCCGAGCGCCTCGGCGTCGATCTGCAGATCCGGCGCGAACGGGGTCAGGTGGACCTCGGACTCGTACAGCGTGTCCCGCGACACCACGACGTAGCGGCTGGTGAGGTCTTCACCGCGTCGGCGTAACCGCAGGCGGGAGAACGCCACCTGCGTGCCGGAACTGCCGATGTCGATCCCGACGCTGTGCAGCGTGACGTTGTCCTGCTGCCAGATGGGGTTCTCCTCCAGCGGCAGATCCGGCTCGTCCGAATCGTGGTCGTGGTGCCCGTGGTCGTGATCCCCGTGGTCGTGGTGCCCATGATCGGTGTCGCCGGTCATGCGGGTGAGGCCGCCGGAACCGACTCGCCCGGCAGCGGCGGCAGATCCGCGAGTTCGGCCGCGTAGACGTCGTCCATCCTGGGCTCCAGCCCGTTCTCGGCCAGCGCCTTGGCGAAGGTCTCCCGGATCAGCGGTGACTCGTCGGCATAGTCGATCTGGTCACCGCCGATGCGCCTGCTGATCCAGGCCTTCGGCACACCCTGCGCGTTGCGCACCGATACCACTTCGTGTTTGAAGGCGAGGTAGCGGGCCGGTTCGGCGCCGGTGTTGAAGTGCTGGTGGAACCACATGTTGGGCGGGACGATGAGCGTACCGGGCTGCCAGTCGTAACGGCGCGGCTCCTCTCCTTCCGGCCACATGAGCGAGAAGCCCTCGCCGCTGAGGATGATCACGTGGGCACCCGGGCCGTGCCGGTGCCCCTTCTTGTATGTCGCCGTGGCGAATTGCGAGATGTGGCTGTTCATCGAACCTTTCGCCATGGAGAACCGGATGTGTCCACCACCGGCGCCACGCTCCTTGGCCGAGATCAACGGCAGGTCGACGGCGTTGGCGACGAAGTTCGTCTTCAGCAGCAGGCCGTCCTGCTCGTCTTTGGGCGCGAAGTAGTCGGGCTCGCCCGCGAACCGTCCGGTGAAGTCGTGTGCGGTGTTGAACACGAATTCCGGGTCGTCGTACAGGTTGATCACGGGCGGCATGTTGGTCGACGACACGAAGCGTGCGGCCCGGGTGCCCGAACCGTTGAAGTGCTGATGCCAGGTGTTGAGCGGGATCGCGAACATCGCACCCGGGCCCCATTCGAACGTCACCTTCCGGCCTGCGTCGTTCCACACCGAGGTGGACCCGTTCCCGGACAGCACCAGGATCATCTCCTCGAACAGCTGCCGCTGCGGCGCGAGTTCGCGGCCGGCCGGTATCTCGCACACATAGCAGTCGTTGGACGTCCGGGACGCCTCGTGGTTGATGAACACGCCGCGTCCGCCCCGCCGGGCCCACGGCTTCAACTCGACGGTGTTGAGGTCGGGCACATAGTGCGCGCTGATGATGTCCAGCCCCTCGTCGCGGACCCAGCGCACGTACGGCGAATCCTTCTCGGTGGCGAACTTCTTCGCCAGATCCTCCGAAACGATCGCATCCTTGGCCACGTGCATCCTCCATCATCCGATTTTGAACTAATGGTATTACCAATCATCGGGGTGTCAAGGCCCCTTGCCCGCCGTCGCGGGTTCCTCCTCGGCCGCCACGCCCGCATAGACGCCGACCGGGTTCGGCCGGACCAGGAAGACCACCGGGTACAACGCGGCGAGAATCCCTCCCAGGCTCAGGGCCAGCACCGGGCCCAGCGCCCCGGCCACCGCGCCGACGAGCGTGTCACCGAGCGCAGGCCCGCCGCGCGAGGACATCTGGTAGAACGCCGACACCCGCCCACGCAGTTCATCGGGCGTCTCCAGTTGCACCGCGGCGTGCCGGATGGTCGTCGCCATGGCATCGAACCCACCGAGCAGCAGACCCGCCAGCACCGCGATGACGAAGACATGGGCCTGCGCGAGCATCACGTTCGCCAACCCGTAGAGCACCGTGGAGATCAGCAGCACCCGTCCCAGTCGCCGGGCCCGACCCACGACCCGGAACACCGTGTACGTCGCGAGCAGCGCCCCGGCGGACGGGGCCGCCGACAGCAGCCCGTACCCCTGCGGCCCGACCTCGAACACCGTGGCGCACAGCGCGGGCAGCACCACACGGTAGGCGCCGAACAACGTCGCCGACAGGTCCAGCGACATCAGCATCCAGATGATCCTGCGATGCACCACGAACCGCGCACCCTCGCCGATCTGACGCCACACCGAGGTGTGCTTCCCTGCGCCGTCGATCTTGCCGACCCGCAGCACCTGCAGCAGCACCACGAGGATCGCATAGGTCGCGGTGTCCACCGCGTACATCAAGCCCGGCCCCGCGATGCCGATGAACACACCCGCCAGTGCGGGCCCGAGCAGGACCGCGATCTCGCGCGACGGGTTCAGCAGGGCGAACGCCTGCGGCAGTTGGTTTCGAGGGACGAGGGCCGGGATCAGCGCCTGGCGGGCCGGCTGGTCGAAAGTCGCTGCCGCGGTGGTCAACACCACCGACACCAGCACCTGCCAGGCCACGATGTGGCCGGTCAGGGTGAGCACGGAGAGCACACCGGCGACGACCATCGCCGCAGCCTGGGAGACCTGCAGGAGTCGACGGCGGTCCCAGCGGTCGGCGAGCACACCGCCCAGTGGGCTGAGCACCAGCAGCGCCACCGCCTGCGCGGCGCCCACCAGACCGGTCTGCATCACCGATCCGGTCAGCGCGTAGACGTGATACAGGTTCGCCGCCACCGTCCCGCGCGTGCCGATCTGGGAGAAGATGACGCCGGTCCAGTAGAGGTCGAAGTCTCGGTTCTTCAGTACGGCCGCAACACCCATGGCCGATCAGTCGACGGGAACCAGCGACAGCTTCGACGGATCCATCTGCATGTAGACCGCCGAACCCGGGGCGTGGGAGATGTGCGGCAGGCAGCGCGCCCGGATGTCGTGCTTGCCGACCGCCACCACGTGGTCGACGGCGTCGCCGAGGAACGCGCGCGTGGTGACCGTGCCCTCCCAGACGTTCACCGCGTCCACCGGGCGCTCGGCGGTCAGCAGCACCGCCTCGGGCCGGATGGACACCACCACTTCGGTTCCCGGCGGCATGTGGGCCGCGGCGTCGAGGGTCAGCCTGCCGTCGCGCGTCTCCACCACGTGGCGGTCGCCGTTGCGCGTCTTCACGGTGCCGTCGATGAAATTCGACGTCCCGATGAACTCGGCGACGAACTTGCTCTGCGGGTTCTCGTAGATGTCGCGCGGCTTGCCCAGTTGCACGATCTCCCCGGCCCGCATCACCGCGATGTTCGACGACAGCGACAGTGCCTCGATCTGGTCGTGTGTCACATAGATCGACGTGATGCCGAGTTCGCGCTGTAACCGCTTGAGCTCGAACCGCAATGATTCCCGCAGCTTGGCGTCGAGGTTCGACAGCGGTTCGTCGAGCAGCAGCAGGGCCGGTTCGACCACCATGGCGCGCGCGAGCGCCAGGCGCTGCTGCTGGCCGCCGGACAACTTCGTCGCGTGCCGGTCGGCGTACTGCAGCAGTTCCATGGTTTCCAGGACGCGCTGCACCCGTTCGGTGATCTCGGTCTTGCCCGGGCGCTGTTTTCGTGACCGCACCCGCAGCGGGAACGCCACGTTCTCGAACACGGTCATGTGCGGCCAGATCGCATAGGACTGGAACACCATGCCGAGACCGCGTTTGTTCGCGGGCACGTTCACGCGTTTGTCGATGTCGGTGCCCGCGGCGAACAACCTGGTGCCGCCGACGGACACCACGCCCGAGTCGGGTTGTTCCAGGCCTGCGATGGAACGCAGCGTCGTGGACTTCCCGCACCCCGACGGACCCAGCAGGGTGAACAGCTCGCCCGGTTTCACCTCGAAGCTGACGTTGTTGACCGCGAACACCCGCGCGGGCGCAACTCCGTTGGCAGAACGGTCCTTTCGGGCACGGCGCTGGCGCCCTTCACCGTCGAATGACTTGACCAGATTCTGAACTTCAAGCACGTCGGCGTTCCTTTCGACCGATCAATCCTGTTTGAGGCCGACCTTGGCCCCGAGTTTGTAAGCGACGGTCACCAGCACGACGAGTGTCAGCACCATGACGACACCCAGTGCGGACAACACCGTGAACTGCCCGTTCTCGAACTGTTCGAAGATCAGGATGGACAGCACCTCGTTACCGGGGCTGTAGAGCAGGATCGAGCTCGACAGTTCCCGGAACGACACGACGAGGATGTAGATCCAGCCGGCGATCAACCCCGGCATCAGCAGCGGCAGCAGCACGCGGCGGAAGGTCTGCCACCAACTCGCCCCGTTCACCAGCGCCGACTCCTCGAGCTCGTTGGAGATCTGCTGCATCGACGTGACCGAATAGCGCATGCCGTACGGCAGATACCGTGTGCAGTAGCTGATGAGCAGGATGAACAGCGTGCCGTAGATCGGGATCGGGCTGCGCAGGTAGACGAAGCTCAGCGCCAGACCCATCACCAGGCCGGGCACGATGAGCGGCATGAAAGCCAAGCCGTCCAAT
This region of Mycolicibacterium goodii genomic DNA includes:
- a CDS encoding MFS transporter, whose translation is MGVAAVLKNRDFDLYWTGVIFSQIGTRGTVAANLYHVYALTGSVMQTGLVGAAQAVALLVLSPLGGVLADRWDRRRLLQVSQAAAMVVAGVLSVLTLTGHIVAWQVLVSVVLTTAAATFDQPARQALIPALVPRNQLPQAFALLNPSREIAVLLGPALAGVFIGIAGPGLMYAVDTATYAILVVLLQVLRVGKIDGAGKHTSVWRQIGEGARFVVHRRIIWMLMSLDLSATLFGAYRVVLPALCATVFEVGPQGYGLLSAAPSAGALLATYTVFRVVGRARRLGRVLLISTVLYGLANVMLAQAHVFVIAVLAGLLLGGFDAMATTIRHAAVQLETPDELRGRVSAFYQMSSRGGPALGDTLVGAVAGALGPVLALSLGGILAALYPVVFLVRPNPVGVYAGVAAEEEPATAGKGP
- a CDS encoding ABC transporter ATP-binding protein — translated: MLEVQNLVKSFDGEGRQRRARKDRSANGVAPARVFAVNNVSFEVKPGELFTLLGPSGCGKSTTLRSIAGLEQPDSGVVSVGGTRLFAAGTDIDKRVNVPANKRGLGMVFQSYAIWPHMTVFENVAFPLRVRSRKQRPGKTEITERVQRVLETMELLQYADRHATKLSGGQQQRLALARAMVVEPALLLLDEPLSNLDAKLRESLRFELKRLQRELGITSIYVTHDQIEALSLSSNIAVMRAGEIVQLGKPRDIYENPQSKFVAEFIGTSNFIDGTVKTRNGDRHVVETRDGRLTLDAAAHMPPGTEVVVSIRPEAVLLTAERPVDAVNVWEGTVTTRAFLGDAVDHVVAVGKHDIRARCLPHISHAPGSAVYMQMDPSKLSLVPVD